The region TAGTTAATAAAAATATTCCTGAATTTGCAGGTCTGGGTGGTGGAAGTTCAAATGCCGCAACATTTATGCTTATGGTAAATGAAGTCTGTTCTTTAAACTTATCAAAAGATGAATTAGCTAATATCGGAGTTCAAATTGGTGCTGATGTTCCTTTTTTTATATATGAATATGATAGTGCAAATGTCACAGGAATTGGTGAAATTGTAGAAAAATTTGATGAAGAAATTTTAGATTTTGAAATAATTACGCCAAAAATTGAGTGTAACACAGGAAAGATTTTTACAAGATTTAGAGATAAATTTTATAAAGAGATAGATAATCAATTAAAATATAAATTATTAAATTTAAAGTCAAAAGAGATTTTATCAATATATAATATAAAAGATGCAAATGATTTGTATGAACCAGCTTCGGATATTTATGAAGAGTTAAAAGAATTTGCTAAAAATGGGTATTTTTTTAGTGGAAGTGGAAGTTCATTTTTCAAGGTAAAATATGAGTAAAAAAGAAGTAAAAAAAAATTTAGTATTTAAAAATAAAAAAGCTTTTCATGATTATGAAATTTTAGATACTATGGAAGTTGGAATAGTTCTTGAAGGTAGCGAAGTTAAAGCTGCAAGAGATGGAAGAGTTAACTTAAAAGATTCATTTGTAAGAATAATAAAAAATGAAGTTTTTGTATTAAATATGCATATAACACACCTTAGTACTGCTCATACAACTTTTAGGCCTAACGAGAGAAGAGATAGAAAACTATTGTTACATAAAAAAGAGATAGAAAAGTTGTATTCTAAAGTAACAAAAGATGGAATAACTTTAGTTCCTCTTAAACTATATTTTAATTCTAGAAATATGATAAAAATGCAAATTGCAACTGCAAAAGGGAAAAAACTTCACGATAAGAGAGAAGACTTAAAGCAGA is a window of Halarcobacter sp. DNA encoding:
- a CDS encoding 4-(cytidine 5'-diphospho)-2-C-methyl-D-erythritol kinase, which codes for MIKKSYAKVNIFLKISGKRDNYHEIVSRFVRVPSLYDVISFDEGRFEDFTLVGNFGCETKKNTIYKAYEKLKDISPKVEEYFKKFCVIVNKNIPEFAGLGGGSSNAATFMLMVNEVCSLNLSKDELANIGVQIGADVPFFIYEYDSANVTGIGEIVEKFDEEILDFEIITPKIECNTGKIFTRFRDKFYKEIDNQLKYKLLNLKSKEILSIYNIKDANDLYEPASDIYEELKEFAKNGYFFSGSGSSFFKVKYE
- the smpB gene encoding SsrA-binding protein SmpB — encoded protein: MSKKEVKKNLVFKNKKAFHDYEILDTMEVGIVLEGSEVKAARDGRVNLKDSFVRIIKNEVFVLNMHITHLSTAHTTFRPNERRDRKLLLHKKEIEKLYSKVTKDGITLVPLKLYFNSRNMIKMQIATAKGKKLHDKREDLKQKTLQREAQQALKNFK